In Tenebrio molitor chromosome 6, icTenMoli1.1, whole genome shotgun sequence, one genomic interval encodes:
- the Reph gene encoding uncharacterized protein Reph isoform X1 encodes MLKFLTHKLRTHSINEDNYVEKADEDRDSGTESDEEIDDPDLPSVMSDRMCSVSPADTGCSMESPAPDQHDPHSSEEELEVINSNKEERPARPLRATSVCLPEKRKWSQVGDSYSRHKYTPENEENMSHYGNLSPSSPCSPYHKCYGEDGVQIEHSGSSDEEVHHLLASMATPVQFRTSPPLEAVKPGRKTPMNKGRSMSPPPKLLHYEVSPRKRSKHARHAHIQRPYLDFEKMQHLKARSVRTWRHSGDHGGELSVYCW; translated from the exons ATGCTCAAGTTTCTCACTCACAAACTGCGGACGCATTCGATAAACGAAGACAATTACGTTGAAAAG GCTGATGAGGATCGCGATTCCGGGACCGAATCCGACGAGGAAATAGATGACCCGGACTTACCTTCAG TGATGTCGGACCGCATGTGCAGCGTCTCGCCTGCGGACACGGGCTGTTCGATGGAGAGCCCCGCGCCCGACCAGCACGACCCCCACAGCTCCGAAGAGGAGCTGGAGGTGATCAACAGCAACAAAGAAGAACGTCCCGCTCGACCCCTGAGGGCCACGTCGGTCTGCCTCCCGGAAAAACGTAAATGGTCCCAAGTCGGAGACTCGTACTCGCGACACAAATACACGCCGGAAAACGAAGAGAACATGTCGCACTACGGCAACCTGAGCCCGTCGTCGCCGTGCTCCCCGTACCACAAGTGCTACGGGGAAGACGGCGTCCAGATCGAACATTCCGGCTCTTCGGACGAGGAGGTCCACCATCTGCTGGCCAGCATGGCAACGCCGGTGCAGTTCCGCACTTCGCCGCCTCTGGAGGCGGTCAAGCCGGGGAGGAAGACGCCGATGAATAAGGGACGCTCCATGAGCCCGCCGCCCAAGTTGCTCCACTACGAAGTGTCGCCGAGGAAGAGGTCCAAGCACGCGAGACACGCGCACATACAGAGACCGTATCTGGATTTCGAAAAGATGCAGCAT